CCAGTATCCTCCCCAAAGTGTATAACCATCCGTCCCGATCTGGTCCTTGCAATTACTGGATGCAACAATATGGTACTTGTCATACATGTAGGCAAGGGAATGCGAATCGATAAACCATGACCCTACGGCCGTTGGATATTTCCCAAAGATCGATTTAAATTTTGCCATATAAACATCAACCAGTTTTTCTCTTTCCTCCGGACTGTATCCGGTTGCGAATCCGACATTGGCATGCCAGTCCCACGAATATCTTCCTCGCCATTTTAATCCCGCTGCTTCCACATGTGGCTGCGTAATTTCCCACCAGGCTCCAACTTCCGAATCCGCTCCGATTTCTTCTTTTAACATTTTTTGATAGCGGGGATTGATCAGCGCGTCATACTGTATAAGCCAGGTTCCCGGCAATTTGTATTTTGCCAAAAGCTGCATTTCTAAATGTGTCGTTTCAAGAAGAACGGTTTCCGTGATCGCTTCGTCCCGGGGTTCGGATTGTCTGATAAAGTTGACAATATTTAATATGCGTGGGGCGGAATTGGCTTTTTCCTTTTTCTTGTCATCAAAATTCTTGCTGAATACAGGAGCGGTAAAAGCTATCAGCAACGGTAAAAAAAGGAATTTAATATTTAATCGCATGGTCAAGATTGACAGATTTTTCAAAATTCAAATAACACAACTGGTATAATTCAAAAGCGTAGATTATTTTCAAACACAAAGCTGCATTTCAAAATAATCTACGCTTTTGAATTCTGTCTTAAATATAATTTTAAAGACAATTCCAATTAAATTCTAGGTTAGAAGTTCCATGACAGCCTTACCTTTTCCATCTGGTGTTGTATAAAACGGGCGTTTTTCAACTTCATATTGCGTGTCTTCTGCGATACCCAAAGCGTGATAAATAGTTTGGTGAACGGCATCAATTTTAATAGGATTTTCTATGGTTTTACAAGGCCGCTCATCTGCTGTTTTACCATAAACAAAGCCTTTTTTAATTCCTCCGCCAAACATTAACATGGAACCTGCATCTGTAAAATGACGATGCATTCCGTAAAATTTCATGTCCGATAAAATATCCGGCTGTGGTACCTGCTCCTGTACTTTCAAATCCGGACTGCCCTCCACCATCATATCCCGACTGAATTCACTGGCCAAAACCACCATTGTTCTGTCAAGCAATCCCTGTTTGTCCAGATCTTTGATTAATTGGGCAATCGGACCATCGATTTGTTTTTTCATGTCAGCAAGCCGGGTGTTACCATTTTCATGTGTATCCCATCCTTTAAATGGCTCATATTCAGTAGTAACACTGATAAACCTGGCTCCTTGTTCAGTCAATCTTCTTGCAAGCAGACAACCCAAACCAAATTTACCGGTGTTGTAAATATTATAACTTTCCTTCGGCTCAGTACTCAGGTCAAATGCTTTGGATTCCGGCGAATTCAACAAAGCATAAGCTTGCTCCATGGAACGTTTCAATGATTCTCGCTGATAATCGCTGCCAAACTCTCCCACCGGACTGTTATTAATCAGTTCATTATAAAGCTGGTTTCTTCTTTCAAAACGTTTTGCATCCATACCAACCGGCGGACGCACACTGTCCAATCCCTGACTTGGATCCGGAATAAAAAAGGGCCCAAATTCATTTCCAAGAAACCCTGCGGTATGGAATGCTTTCAGTTCCTCTCCTTCTCCCAAAGTAAAACGCTGTCCGATGTCTATAAAAGCCGGAATTACCGGATTTTTAGGACCCAATTCTTTTGCAATCCATGAACCCAAATGTGGTGCTGCAACCGTCTGAGGCGGTTCATAACAGGTATGCCAGTGATATTGATGACGTGAATGAAGGATATGACCCATATCTGCGGCGGTGTAGGAACGGATCAAAGTTCCTTTGTCCATTACTTTTCCAATCGATTGCAGACCTTCCGAAAAATGAATCCCATCCAGGACAGTCGGCATTGATTTAAAAGTACTTAGTACCCGGTTGCCTTCCATACCTGTTTTGTAAGGCGTGTAAAGTTTGGGGTCAAAAGTTTCGGTATGCGCCATGCCGCCAGCCATCCATAATAGAATAACGGTGTCGGCGGTGGATTTTGCTCCGGGTTTACAGCCTGTCAAAACGTTTGCTAACGGCGAACCTGCGGCCAGAGCGGCCAAAGTCGCAGCGCTGGTTCTTTGCAGGAATTCTCTTCTGTTCCAGGTGGATTTCATTTTTAGGTCTTAACTTTTAGCGTTTAGGATTTAGCTTGACGCACCTTTATTATTAACGATATTTTATATTGAAACCCTATATCATTTATGACAAGTATTAATATATCAATAAATTAACTGAAATTCCGGCACTAGTGCCAGCGCCCAGACA
The nucleotide sequence above comes from Dyadobacter subterraneus. Encoded proteins:
- a CDS encoding DUF1501 domain-containing protein, producing the protein MKSTWNRREFLQRTSAATLAALAAGSPLANVLTGCKPGAKSTADTVILLWMAGGMAHTETFDPKLYTPYKTGMEGNRVLSTFKSMPTVLDGIHFSEGLQSIGKVMDKGTLIRSYTAADMGHILHSRHQYHWHTCYEPPQTVAAPHLGSWIAKELGPKNPVIPAFIDIGQRFTLGEGEELKAFHTAGFLGNEFGPFFIPDPSQGLDSVRPPVGMDAKRFERRNQLYNELINNSPVGEFGSDYQRESLKRSMEQAYALLNSPESKAFDLSTEPKESYNIYNTGKFGLGCLLARRLTEQGARFISVTTEYEPFKGWDTHENGNTRLADMKKQIDGPIAQLIKDLDKQGLLDRTMVVLASEFSRDMMVEGSPDLKVQEQVPQPDILSDMKFYGMHRHFTDAGSMLMFGGGIKKGFVYGKTADERPCKTIENPIKIDAVHQTIYHALGIAEDTQYEVEKRPFYTTPDGKGKAVMELLT